In Papaver somniferum cultivar HN1 chromosome 1, ASM357369v1, whole genome shotgun sequence, a genomic segment contains:
- the LOC113316762 gene encoding serine/threonine-protein kinase-like protein CR4 produces MEKYRVQFLVKVLIFMGFQLDSLWLKVCSLGSMSSIAVSYGENGPVFCGLKSDESHIVTCYGSDSAVIYGTPARFPFLGLTAGDGFVCGLLMDSDQPYCWGNSIYIQMGVPQPMMERAAYSEISAGDHHLCALRKPDNRRNRRNTAYVDCWGYNMTANYEFDGQLNSISAGSVFNCGLFAENGTVHCWGDETGSDVIGLIPEAKFEMISAGGYHVCGILQGDSKVLCWGKSLNLEVETSVGVSSGGGNVDLAPKDPMSSVVGGRFHACGIRLSDRTVICWGFHLEKSTPTPDGVKVFQVAAGDYFTCGVLAERSGRPICWGTGFPSSLPLAVSPGLCVSTPCSKGFYEFNHGSQTCKSPNTRVCLPCSNRCPTSEMHQTSPCTLQSDRQCEFNCSACVSRDCLSSCGSSDPLGGKEEKKKGKFMSLQMPIFVAELVFAVFLVSSVSLTACLYVRYKLQKCQCSEMDSKETKNSVSSSAVSKETNKIRPDTEERKIRRAHIFSYEELEKATGGFKEESQVGRGSFSIVFRGVLKDGTLVAVKRAIMSADIQKNSKEFHNELDLLSRLNHAHLLNLLGYCEEGRERLLVYEFMAHGSLHQHLHGKNPNLREQLDWVRRVTIAVQAARGIEYLHGYACPPVIHRDIKSSNILIDEEHNARVADFGLSLLGPSDSSSPLAEPPAGTLGYLDPEYYRLHYLTTKSDVYSFGVLLLEILSGRKAIDMQFEDGNIVEWAAPLIKNGEISTILDPLLKPPEDLDALTRIAIVASKCVRMRGKERPSMDKVTTALEQALALLMGSPSIDQPILPTEVILGSSRMNKKSSQRSSSRSALEMDIVEGEDHRIEFRAPSWITFPSVASSQRRKSSVSEADVLDAKNLDQKNQGNAVVGGDGLKSLEEEIKPASPRQNLFLQHNF; encoded by the coding sequence ATGGAGAAATATAGAGTGCAATTTCTTGTTAAAGTGTTGATTTTTATGGGTTTTCAATTAGATTCACTATGGTTGAAAGTATGTAGCTTAGGTTCAATGTCATCCATTGCTGTATCATATGGTGAGAATGGACCTGTATTTTGTGGTTTGAAATCAGATGAATCTCATATTGTAACTTGTTATGGTTCAGATTCAGCTGTAATTTATGGAACTCCTGCTAGATTTCCTTTTCTTGGTTTAACAGCTGGGGATGGTTTTGTGTGTGGTCTTTTGATGGATTCAGACCAACCTTATTGTTGGGGTAATAGTATTTACATACAAATGGGTGTTCCTCAACCTATGATGGAAAGAGCTGCTTATTCGGAAATTAGTGCTGGGGATCACCATTTATGTGCTTTGAGGAAGCCTGATAACCGGAGAAACCGACGGAACACTGCGTATGTTGATTGCTGGGGTTATAATATGACTGCTAATTATGAATTTGATGGTCAGCTCAACTCAATCTCAGCTGGTTCTGTGTTTAATTGCGGGTTGTTTGCGGAGAATGGGACAGTGCATTGCTGGGGAGATGAGACTGGGAGTGATGTCATTGGTTTGATACCTGAAGCCAAGTTTGAAATGATCTCGGCAGGTGGTTATCATGTCTGTGGAATTTTACAAGGGGATTCTAAGGTTCTGTGTTGGGGTAAGAGTTTGAATTTGGAGGTAGAAACTTCTGTTGGTGTTTCGTCGGGTGGAGGAAATGTGGACTTAGCTCCTAAAGATCCAATGTCTTCGGTTGTAGGAGGTAGATTCCATGCTTGTGGGATCAGATTATCTGACCGTACTGTCATTTGTTGGGGTTTCCATCTAGAGAAAAGTACGCCGACTCCTGATGGGGTTAAGGTGTTTCAAGTTGCTGCTGGAGATTACTTCACATGTGGTGTTCTTGCGGAGCGATCCGGTCGACCCATCTGTTGGGGCACTGGTTTCCCTTCTTCTCTACCCTTGGCTGTCTCACCGGGGCTGTGTGTATCTACTCCTTGCAGCAAAGGTTTTTATGAGTTCAACCATGGAAGTCAAACGTGCAAATCTCCTAATACTAGAGTTTGCTTGCCCTGCAGTAATAGGTGTCCTACTTCTGAAATGCATCAGACCAGTCCGTGCACTCTGCAGTCTGACCGACAGTGTGAATTCAACTGTTCAGCATGTGTTTCGCGCGACTGCTTATCAAGTTGTGGTTCTTCCGATCCTTTGGGTggaaaggaagagaagaaaaaggGGAAATTCATGTCTTTGCAGATGCCAATCTTTGTTGCAGAACTAGTTTTCGCTGTGTTCTTGGTAAGTTCGGTATCTTTAACTGCGTGCCTCTATGTACGTTACAAATTGCAGAAGTGTCAGTGTTCGGAAATGGACTCAAAAGAGACGAAGAACAGTGTGAGCTCTTCAGCTGTAAGCAAAGAGACTAATAAAATCCGGCCTGACACGGAAGAACGTAAGATTAGGAGAGCTCATATTTTCAGCTATGAGGAGCTTGAAAAGGCCACTGGTGGGTTCAAAGAAGAATCTCAAGTGGGGAGAGGAAGCTTTTCTATTGTGTTCAGAGGGGTTTTAAAGGACGGGACACTGGTTGCTGTAAAAAGAGCAATAATGTCGGCTGATATTCAGAAGAACTCAAAGGAATTCCATAATGAACTTGATTTATTATCGAGGTTAAACCATGCACACTTGTTAAATCTGTTAGGTTATTGTGAAGAAGGTAGAGAGAGGCTTCTGGTTTATGAGTTCATGGCTCATGGATCTCTGCATCAACATCTACATGGCAAGAATCCTAATCTCAGGGAGCAATTGGACTGGGTCAGGAGAGTCACCATTGCTGTTCAAGCAGCTCGGGGAATCGAATACTTGCATGGGTATGCTTGCCCGCCAGTTATTCACCGAGACATCAAGTCGTCAAACATACTCattgacgaagaacacaatgcTCGTGTTGCTGATTTTGGTCTCTCTTTATTAGGTCCTTCCGATAGTAGCTCACCGTTAGCTGAGCCACCAGCTGGAACTCTAGGATATCTTGATCCTGAGTACTACAGACTTCACTACCTCACTACGAAATCCGATGTCTACAGCTTTGGCGTCTTGCTCTTGGAAATTCTAAGTGGTAGAAAAGCCATAGACATGCAATTCGAAGATGGAAATATAGTTGAATGGGCAGCTCCACTGATAAAAAACGGCGAAATATCTACAATATTGGATCCACTGCTAAAACCTCCAGAAGATCTCGACGCCTTAACGAGAATCGCAATTGTGGCCAGTAAATGTGTTCGAATGAGAGGGAAGGAGAGACCATCTATGGATAAAGTGACAACAGCTCTGGAACAGGCTCTTGCACTTTTGATGGGAAGTCCCAGTATCGATCAACCAATATTACCAACCGAGGTGATTCTGGGAAGCAGTAGAATGAACAAAAAGTCTTCACAAAGGTCCTCGAGTAGGTCAGCATTGGAGATGGACATTGTAGAAGGGGAAGATCACAGAATAGAGTTTCGAGCTCCTTCATGGATCACATTCCCAAGTGTTGCTTCCTCGCAGAGAAGGAAATCTTCGGTTTCAGAAGCCGACGTACTGGATGCAAAGAACTTGGACCAGAAAAACCAGGGAAATGCAGTTGTCGGAGGTGATGGTTTGAAAAGTTTAGAGGAAGAGATTAAACCTGCTTCGCCTCGACAGAATTTGTTTTTGCAGCATAACTTCTAA
- the LOC113316771 gene encoding DUF724 domain-containing protein 7-like has product MEKEDRSSSGCESINSSSQSRKRRAESEIKCSECNTVVTHVCGRTQSKCIACYFRDRSTAKTTTTSTPPVHRRKTSTPVSKWKRILCASNHSSSSSVHHHQQTPPPPLSSPSMASVRLSPGDIHCLQVPNDFITSQEKLFQIMPQNPHLKPLEKYPPGARKGMKLMFDLEFTNLAEKLQESVDPLEFYAKAGEYTWQMTTLEEMGYNVVKLKQKFDNLSKISVIGKANRDEIEVIKEKIRVMEAEASARQKKIQDLETEVQQLKNELRSEDEEIEALKLLEREFDEEKAKKCSAFMSVAAAPWI; this is encoded by the exons ATGGAAAAAGAAGATCGATCTAGTAGTGGTTGTGAAAGTATAAACAGTTCTTCACAAAGTAGGAAGAGAAGAGCTGAATCTGAAATCAAATGCAGTGAGTGTAACACTGTAGTAACTCACGTATGTGGAAGAACCCAA TCTAAGTGTATTGCTTGCTATTTTAGAGACAGAAGTACTGCTAAGACCACAACAACCTCTACACCACCAGTACACAGAAGGAAGACCTCTACACCAGTAAGCAAATGGAAGAGGATACTTTGTGCTTCAAAtcattcttcatcatcctctgttCATCACCATCAACAaacacctcctcctcctctttcTTCACCTTCCATGGCATCAGTTAGATTGTCACCAGGGGATATCCACTGTCTTCAGGTTCCAAATGATTTCATTACTTCTCAGGAGAAGCTATTTCAAATAATGCCTCAAAACCCTCATCTGAAACCCTTAGAGAAATACCCACCTGGTGCTAGAAAGGGTATGAAGTTGATGTTTGATTTAGAATTCACAAATCTTGCTGAGAAGTTGCAGGAATCTGTTGACCCTCTTGAGTTTTATGCTAAAGCAGGGGAATATACTTGGCAGATGACAACTTTGGAAGAAATGGGGTATAATGTTGTCAAACTGAAACAGAAGTTTGATAATCTTAGTAAGATTTCAGTGATTGGGAAAGCAAATAGAGATGAAATTGAGGTAATTAAAGAGAAGATTAGAGTCATGGAAGCTGAAGCAAGTGCTCGTCAGAAAAAGATTCAGGATTTGGAAACGGAagtgcaacaattgaagaatgaATTGAGAAGTGAGGATGAGGAAATTGAAGCTTTGAAGTTGCTGGAGAGGGAATTCGatgaagaaaaagctaaaaagtgTAGTGCTTTCATGTCAGTTGCAGCAGCACCTTGGATTTGA